In Marinomonas posidonica IVIA-Po-181, a single window of DNA contains:
- a CDS encoding enoyl-CoA hydratase encodes MKTKTSVKSNPVDTEQKSEEFKDNIESITATDTQAKVAPMETILVERRERVGMITLHRPKSLNALSRQLAREVVDTLKAFDADNNIGAIVITGSARAFAAGADIEEMANLNYSEFYCDDIFAPWDELRSISKPIIAAVSGYALGGGCELALMCDFIIASEDAQFGQPEIKLGILPGIGGSQRLTNAVGKSLAMDLVLTGRTIDVQEAKAAGLVARVVPAKELLQTALEAAHTIAGYNSPAVRMAKEAVNVAFETSLTEGMRHERRLFQAAFATEGQKEGMHAFIAKRAPVFRHR; translated from the coding sequence ATGAAAACCAAAACCAGTGTTAAATCTAACCCTGTTGATACAGAACAAAAAAGTGAAGAATTCAAAGATAATATCGAATCTATTACTGCCACTGACACACAAGCAAAGGTAGCGCCGATGGAAACCATATTGGTAGAACGCCGTGAAAGGGTCGGCATGATTACTCTACATAGGCCAAAAAGCCTAAATGCCTTGAGTAGACAGCTTGCAAGAGAAGTGGTTGATACGCTGAAGGCCTTCGATGCAGACAATAATATAGGTGCCATTGTTATTACGGGTAGTGCCCGAGCATTTGCTGCTGGAGCAGATATTGAGGAAATGGCTAATTTAAATTACTCCGAGTTTTATTGTGACGATATTTTTGCTCCTTGGGACGAATTACGTTCAATCAGCAAACCAATCATTGCTGCTGTGAGTGGTTATGCGCTAGGCGGTGGCTGTGAGCTAGCCTTGATGTGTGATTTTATCATTGCTTCTGAAGATGCCCAATTTGGGCAACCAGAAATTAAACTTGGTATTTTGCCGGGCATCGGTGGATCGCAACGTTTGACCAATGCTGTAGGTAAATCGCTAGCGATGGATCTTGTTTTAACTGGACGAACAATTGATGTTCAGGAAGCAAAAGCGGCTGGATTAGTCGCGCGAGTCGTGCCTGCTAAAGAGTTGTTACAAACTGCGTTGGAAGCAGCACATACTATTGCTGGATATAACAGCCCTGCCGTACGAATGGCCAAAGAAGCAGTAAACGTAGCCTTTGAGACCAGTCTTACTGAAGGGATGCGTCATGAGCGTCGTTTGTTCCAGGCGGCCTTTGCGACAGAGGGGCAAAAAGAAGGCATGCATGCGTTCATTGCTAAGCGAGCCCCTGTTTTTCGTCACCGTTAG